One genomic window of Paenisporosarcina antarctica includes the following:
- a CDS encoding copper amine oxidase, giving the protein MKKRTLLAIPLSMGLLVPTAAFANDHEGKAAETNADTSVSTPASELRSALGHLFTEHAFLAVETLKKGADGTEDFDALAGALGQNTDDLTAAVASVYGEEAGVAFKEIWSSHIGYFVDYATATANDDQAGKDKAVAELDKYIVEQAAFLETATEGRLKAADLEAGLKMHVDQLVWAFDSYVAGDYETSYMNEREAIKHMTMVAAGLSTAITDQFPDKFEKTMAVTPAADLRATLDQVFTEHAGLAVMTMQNGIDGDPDFDASAAALLANADDLSAAVASFYGEEGGAAFEEIWKSHIGYFVDYVTATANDDQAGKDKAMAELDEYVVDQAAFLAAATEDRLPAADLEAGLTEHVTQLLAAFDQYEAGDYEASYASLRQSYAHMLMPSAGLSQTIVDQFPDKFSGQSMPDGMPKTGMGGTADQSGMSYEWFLLGGLLAAGLGGAYTLRRRSNEA; this is encoded by the coding sequence ATGAAAAAACGCACATTATTAGCAATTCCTTTATCAATGGGTTTACTGGTTCCAACAGCAGCTTTTGCTAACGATCATGAAGGTAAAGCAGCAGAAACAAATGCGGATACTAGCGTCTCTACTCCTGCATCAGAACTTCGTTCAGCATTAGGTCACTTATTCACGGAACATGCTTTCTTAGCAGTTGAAACATTGAAAAAAGGTGCAGATGGCACAGAAGATTTTGATGCATTAGCTGGCGCACTTGGTCAAAACACGGATGACTTAACTGCAGCAGTTGCTTCAGTCTATGGCGAAGAAGCAGGAGTTGCATTTAAAGAAATCTGGAGCTCACACATTGGTTACTTCGTTGATTATGCGACAGCAACAGCTAACGATGACCAAGCCGGTAAAGATAAAGCAGTAGCTGAACTAGATAAATATATTGTGGAACAGGCAGCATTTTTAGAAACAGCTACTGAAGGTCGTTTAAAAGCAGCTGACTTAGAAGCTGGATTAAAAATGCATGTTGATCAATTAGTATGGGCGTTTGACAGCTATGTAGCTGGTGATTATGAAACTTCTTACATGAACGAACGTGAAGCAATTAAACATATGACAATGGTAGCAGCTGGATTATCAACTGCAATCACTGATCAATTCCCTGACAAATTTGAAAAAACAATGGCTGTTACACCTGCCGCTGACCTACGTGCTACACTTGACCAAGTATTTACAGAACACGCTGGTTTAGCAGTAATGACTATGCAAAATGGTATTGATGGAGATCCGGACTTTGATGCATCTGCAGCAGCTTTACTTGCAAATGCAGACGATTTATCAGCAGCAGTTGCTTCCTTTTACGGTGAAGAAGGCGGGGCGGCATTTGAAGAAATTTGGAAATCGCATATTGGTTACTTCGTTGATTACGTAACAGCTACTGCTAACGATGACCAAGCTGGTAAAGACAAGGCAATGGCTGAACTTGATGAATATGTTGTTGATCAAGCAGCATTCTTAGCAGCAGCAACTGAAGACCGTTTACCAGCTGCAGATCTTGAAGCTGGACTTACTGAACATGTTACACAGTTATTAGCAGCATTTGATCAGTATGAAGCTGGTGACTATGAAGCATCTTACGCTTCACTTCGTCAATCTTACGCGCATATGTTAATGCCTTCAGCAGGTTTATCTCAAACAATCGTAGATCAATTCCCAGATAAATTCAGTGGACAATCTATGCCAGACGGTATGCCTAAAACAGGTATGGGTGGTACGGCAGATCAAAGTGGAATGTCTTATGAGTGGTTCCTACTTGGTGGTTTATTAGCAGCAGGTCTAGGTGGCGCATATACATTACGTAGACGTTCGAACGAGGCGTAA